One Syntrophorhabdaceae bacterium genomic region harbors:
- a CDS encoding secretin N-terminal domain-containing protein: MAATGAVSGSISLNFDDADVFSVIQTIFGEILKVNYVVDPRVRGRVTFRSVSPVSTDQVLPIMEVILRINGIGVVEDNDLYRIVPLSDVSREPSPVSFGRDPTKIPPTGKSIIQVVPILYLQSSEVVKLITPFLSANAVVLDVPKSNQLIIVDTDASVRRILQLIDTFDNETQKKKRAQAFVYPVQNSKAADIANLLSQIFLGAARSTTSSTTTATRAGSTSTPTSGMPGTTQQPLPQSTQQPYTGTTGTGTSPMLVSELTKIFADEIKNTVIVLATPEDYETIKETIVKIDTTPRQVLIEGLIAEVTLTDDFTLGLAYAFSTTFNYEGGRIQGDLALNAANLVAPSSSSSSSTSNLPALAQGFSYVGVDARGNARGLINALATNSKSKTLAAPHILVSDNREAHIQVGSQVPIVTSSILNTTGSISTTSTVQYKDIGIILKIKPQVNESGLVAMEMSQEISALGDSVDAGNGQKEITINKTEAATNLVVHDGQTIIIGGLIREDHTKGYTGIPWFNRIPILGYLFGTTATTKIRNETVIFLTPHVIRNAEQAGSITSDFMDRITGSSNGALRKEELLNGGLQTKKGAPDSSDTAIPPREGASPTNQ; the protein is encoded by the coding sequence ATGGCAGCGACCGGCGCCGTCTCAGGGTCCATAAGCCTCAATTTTGACGACGCCGACGTGTTTTCCGTGATACAGACCATATTCGGTGAAATTCTGAAAGTCAACTACGTGGTAGACCCCCGCGTAAGGGGCAGGGTTACTTTCCGGTCGGTCTCCCCTGTGAGCACAGACCAGGTGCTTCCGATCATGGAGGTCATACTGAGGATCAACGGCATCGGCGTGGTCGAGGACAATGACCTCTACAGGATTGTACCTTTAAGCGACGTGTCGAGAGAACCATCGCCCGTTTCTTTCGGAAGGGACCCGACCAAGATACCCCCTACGGGGAAATCGATCATCCAGGTGGTCCCCATTCTCTATCTCCAGTCTTCAGAAGTCGTCAAGCTCATCACACCTTTCTTGTCGGCCAACGCCGTGGTCCTTGACGTACCTAAAAGCAATCAGCTCATCATAGTGGATACGGACGCGAGCGTACGGAGAATACTCCAGCTCATCGATACGTTTGATAATGAAACACAGAAGAAGAAGAGGGCCCAGGCGTTTGTATACCCGGTGCAAAACAGCAAGGCAGCGGATATCGCGAACCTCCTTTCTCAGATATTCTTAGGCGCCGCCAGGTCCACAACCTCCAGCACGACCACAGCTACAAGGGCGGGATCCACCTCCACCCCCACATCGGGCATGCCCGGGACAACTCAACAGCCTCTCCCCCAGTCAACCCAACAGCCCTACACGGGCACCACAGGTACAGGCACAAGCCCTATGCTCGTCTCGGAGCTTACGAAGATCTTTGCCGACGAGATCAAGAACACCGTCATAGTCCTTGCCACACCCGAAGATTATGAAACCATAAAGGAAACCATTGTCAAAATAGACACCACGCCTCGACAGGTGCTGATCGAAGGTCTCATCGCCGAGGTAACCCTGACGGACGATTTCACCCTAGGACTCGCCTACGCCTTCAGCACAACGTTTAACTATGAGGGCGGACGGATTCAAGGCGATCTTGCCCTCAACGCCGCCAATCTTGTTGCGCCAAGCAGCAGCTCATCAAGTTCAACATCGAACCTGCCGGCTTTGGCACAGGGTTTCAGTTATGTGGGCGTGGATGCGAGGGGCAACGCCAGGGGGCTCATCAACGCGTTAGCCACAAACTCGAAAAGTAAGACATTGGCCGCCCCGCACATACTTGTTTCAGACAACCGCGAGGCTCATATCCAGGTGGGTAGCCAGGTGCCTATCGTGACCTCATCCATACTCAATACCACCGGGAGTATCAGCACCACATCAACGGTCCAATATAAGGATATCGGCATCATCTTGAAAATCAAGCCCCAGGTCAATGAGAGCGGCCTCGTGGCCATGGAGATGTCGCAAGAGATATCGGCCCTTGGCGACTCGGTGGACGCAGGCAACGGTCAGAAGGAGATAACGATCAATAAAACTGAAGCGGCTACCAACCTTGTGGTCCATGACGGCCAGACTATCATCATCGGAGGTCTCATACGGGAGGATCACACGAAAGGGTACACGGGCATCCCCTGGTTCAACAGGATACCCATACTGGGGTACCTCTTCGGTACCACAGCAACCACGAAGATTCGGAACGAGACGGTTATTTTTCTTACACCTCACGTAATCAGAAACGCCGAGCAGGCAGGCAGCATCACCTCCGACTTTATGGACCGCATAACCGGCAGTAGCAATGGGGCCTTACGTAAAGAAGAATTGCTCAATGGCGGTCTGCAGACAAAGAAAGGTGCACCGGATTCGTCCGATACGGCTATCCCTCCGCGTGAAGGTGCCTCCCCCACCAACCAATAG
- a CDS encoding PilN domain-containing protein: MMRGTEALKKLSDISASGSDLAGKLKDRLRPVWDLLTLRLMDGVIMPKTSLSVSLERGAIWVVVGSRFLSRITIRRFRKYAFEEGKYASPESLASTLGLALKELKVSKAGVTLAFPREWAIVRAVELPGAVKETITDVIAYELDRLTPLSLDDACYDFKILNEHDGKVDLILAAARASLINQYREALAKEGIILEKVTVNLSNLATLCAYTGQEPDVICLEVDSYGYEGALIRRNLLAQSVGGTFLADETREATLANAINPLIDMARAEGVTPAVLLSVKGDGRVSLDRHVKVPVKVLENGAMKLRLAQGTQNISSSAVGGVVDSLWPDAQGLNFLRKGVTEKTRLPVASTVILVILILATSIPYVLLPLQREQRRLDEINRQIALRKDEVRRIEGLQKEFDALNVETTTLEKFKESNPLALVLLKELTTILPKTVWLTRTRITDTTVDIEGYAGSASEILPKLEQSKYFKKVEFASPTIRDVRLNADRFVIKMEIEGFGTGEEEKPKEAGGKPVDGKKK; the protein is encoded by the coding sequence ATGATGAGAGGGACAGAAGCACTTAAGAAATTATCCGATATTTCGGCGTCAGGCTCCGATCTTGCCGGTAAGCTCAAAGACCGGTTAAGACCGGTCTGGGACCTCCTCACCTTACGCCTTATGGATGGCGTGATCATGCCGAAAACGAGTCTTTCCGTTTCCCTCGAAAGAGGCGCGATATGGGTCGTTGTCGGCTCGCGTTTTTTGTCCCGAATCACCATCAGAAGGTTCAGAAAATACGCATTTGAAGAAGGAAAGTATGCGAGCCCGGAAAGCCTTGCCTCCACGCTCGGGCTGGCTTTGAAAGAACTTAAGGTATCAAAGGCGGGCGTAACGCTCGCCTTCCCCAGAGAATGGGCCATTGTCAGGGCCGTTGAGCTCCCGGGTGCGGTGAAGGAGACAATCACGGACGTTATTGCGTACGAATTGGATCGGCTGACACCCTTGAGTCTTGATGACGCCTGCTACGATTTCAAGATATTGAACGAGCACGATGGAAAAGTCGATCTTATACTTGCCGCCGCCAGGGCGAGTCTTATCAACCAATACAGGGAAGCACTGGCTAAGGAAGGTATCATCCTGGAGAAGGTGACGGTCAACCTCTCGAACCTTGCCACGCTCTGCGCCTACACCGGACAGGAACCTGATGTTATCTGTCTTGAAGTCGATTCCTACGGTTACGAAGGTGCCCTCATTCGCAGAAACCTGCTCGCTCAGTCGGTGGGCGGTACATTCCTCGCCGATGAGACGCGGGAGGCTACGCTTGCAAACGCGATTAACCCGCTCATAGACATGGCTCGTGCTGAGGGCGTGACCCCCGCGGTGCTCTTGTCCGTGAAGGGAGATGGCCGCGTCTCTCTCGACCGACACGTGAAGGTGCCCGTCAAGGTTTTAGAAAACGGCGCCATGAAACTGAGACTTGCTCAGGGCACCCAGAACATATCGAGTAGCGCCGTAGGAGGCGTTGTGGATAGTCTGTGGCCGGATGCCCAGGGGCTCAACTTTTTGCGGAAGGGAGTCACCGAAAAGACAAGACTGCCCGTCGCATCTACCGTAATACTGGTGATACTCATCCTTGCCACCTCGATTCCATATGTGCTTCTGCCCCTCCAGAGAGAACAGAGACGGTTGGATGAGATAAACCGCCAGATAGCGCTGAGAAAGGATGAGGTGAGGCGCATAGAAGGTCTGCAAAAGGAGTTCGATGCCTTAAACGTTGAGACAACCACACTCGAAAAGTTCAAAGAGTCGAACCCTCTCGCGCTCGTGCTTCTCAAAGAGCTGACTACTATACTGCCAAAAACTGTGTGGCTTACGAGAACGCGTATCACCGATACAACGGTGGACATCGAAGGGTACGCGGGCTCCGCTTCGGAGATACTCCCTAAGCTTGAGCAGTCGAAGTACTTCAAGAAGGTTGAGTTTGCATCTCCCACCATCAGGGACGTACGGCTCAACGCCGACAGATTCGTGATCAAGATGGAAATTGAAGGGTTTGGCACGGGCGAAGAGGAAAAACCTAAAGAGGCAGGAGGAAAGCCGGTTGATGGAAAGAAGAAATAG
- the gspM gene encoding type II secretion system protein GspM produces MERRNRLIIFAIPVIIVLLVLIAYQYGYEKVRADIASVREMEVAKTKTLERYVTIIAGKPELESRLTALKEKRKADDAKLVQGDTSSLAANTLEDTVKGIITGRGGTISSERVEKPEDLGNFKVVNVTMDVVLPDTRALSDVIYSIETRTPYIVIKELDTRVRNFREPRDLMVKVRVAALTGGK; encoded by the coding sequence ATGGAAAGAAGAAATAGGCTTATCATATTTGCCATCCCTGTTATCATCGTACTTCTCGTCCTCATCGCATATCAATACGGATACGAAAAAGTCCGCGCCGATATTGCCTCTGTCAGAGAAATGGAGGTCGCCAAGACAAAGACGTTGGAGAGATACGTCACGATCATCGCGGGAAAACCCGAGCTTGAGAGCAGGCTCACGGCGCTTAAGGAAAAGAGGAAGGCCGATGATGCGAAGCTCGTCCAGGGAGACACATCCTCTCTTGCCGCAAATACCCTTGAAGATACGGTCAAGGGAATCATTACGGGGAGAGGCGGTACTATATCGAGCGAACGGGTTGAAAAGCCTGAAGACCTGGGAAATTTTAAGGTCGTCAACGTGACCATGGATGTGGTCTTGCCGGACACGCGGGCCTTGAGTGATGTGATCTATAGTATTGAGACACGGACGCCCTATATTGTGATCAAAGAGCTCGATACGCGGGTGAGGAACTTCCGGGAACCAAGGGACCTCATGGTGAAAGTGAGGGTAGCCGCTCTCACGGGGGGCAAATAG